One Sediminibacillus dalangtanensis genomic region harbors:
- a CDS encoding cory-CC-star protein: protein MRDKFKTLVQWYDEMLSLPHRSEVARELRDEDDLFMLLLYSEMVGIPNPVYYYTLELYPYMLEKFHDWHLRMGMEKSPLDGIRCC from the coding sequence ATGAGGGATAAATTTAAAACACTGGTTCAATGGTACGATGAAATGCTAAGCCTTCCGCATCGTAGTGAAGTAGCCCGGGAATTACGGGATGAAGACGACTTGTTTATGCTGCTTCTCTATTCGGAAATGGTAGGTATACCGAATCCTGTATACTATTACACGCTTGAACTGTATCCTTATATGTTGGAAAAATTCCATGACTGGCATTTGCGGATGGGGATGGAAAAATCACCGCTGGACGGTATTCGCTGTTGTTGA
- a CDS encoding sensor histidine kinase translates to MHNWFHIIPKNTGLSTYVWIIFCVLPFYFIFRSSALMEILFGIGMILSFFISYRLSFIKKGWPVYIWVSVEMLISIVMTLFFGYVYFALFLAFFIGNIQQKGGFITLYIIHLTTTIASITYGFFLHFDLFFTQLPFIIISLIGVILLPFNMYNRIKREKLEGQLEDANNRISQLMVMEERQRIARDLHDTLGQKLSLIGLKSDLAGKLITSKPEAAKSEINDIHQTARTALKEVREMVSGMRAAKLQEEVSHIRQLLKAADMEFTIETSQEMNDIPLLVENVLSMCLKEAVTNVVKHSQATFCKVAIQQLPNGWQIVVEDNGRGIGQDTASLGGHGLKGMRERLEFVNGSLKVESKAGTEICIRVPNPVQ, encoded by the coding sequence ATGCATAATTGGTTCCACATTATTCCCAAAAACACCGGCCTTAGTACTTATGTCTGGATTATTTTTTGTGTTTTGCCATTTTATTTTATTTTCCGTTCCTCAGCTTTAATGGAAATCCTTTTCGGTATAGGGATGATTCTTTCGTTTTTCATTTCCTATCGATTGTCTTTTATTAAAAAAGGGTGGCCGGTTTATATTTGGGTGAGCGTGGAGATGCTCATCAGCATTGTTATGACTTTATTTTTCGGTTACGTATATTTCGCTCTCTTTTTAGCTTTTTTCATTGGCAACATTCAACAAAAGGGCGGGTTTATCACTCTTTATATCATCCATTTAACCACTACTATTGCGTCTATCACCTATGGTTTTTTCTTGCATTTTGATTTATTTTTTACGCAGCTTCCTTTTATCATTATCAGCTTGATCGGAGTGATATTATTACCGTTTAACATGTATAATCGGATTAAACGGGAAAAACTGGAGGGGCAGCTGGAGGATGCGAATAATAGGATTTCACAATTAATGGTCATGGAGGAGCGCCAAAGGATTGCCCGCGATTTGCATGATACGCTGGGACAAAAGTTATCTTTGATTGGCCTGAAGAGTGATTTGGCAGGAAAATTAATTACTTCCAAGCCAGAAGCAGCTAAATCGGAAATAAATGATATCCACCAAACAGCACGGACAGCCTTAAAGGAAGTTAGAGAAATGGTTTCTGGAATGAGGGCGGCAAAGTTACAGGAAGAAGTATCGCATATACGGCAACTTTTGAAAGCTGCTGATATGGAGTTTACCATCGAAACCAGTCAGGAAATGAACGATATTCCGCTGTTGGTGGAAAATGTACTTAGTATGTGTTTGAAAGAAGCAGTAACTAACGTAGTCAAACATAGCCAAGCGACTTTTTGTAAAGTAGCGATACAGCAGTTGCCAAATGGCTGGCAAATCGTAGTGGAAGACAACGGCCGGGGAATTGGACAGGATACTGCTTCCTTGGGAGGGCATGGATTAAAAGGGATGAGAGAAAGGCTTGAATTTGTCAACGGCAGCCTCAAAGTGGAGTCGAAAGCCGGCACCGAAATCTGTATTCGAGTGCCAAATCCTGTCCAATAA
- a CDS encoding glycosyl hydrolase family 18 protein: MEIHVVRPGDTLWSIAFAYQTTIEAIRKTNGLTSDLLMPGLALYVPSPAVLPVRYVRIQQDDSLAKLARKWRSTIPLLLQANPDISPTNLPIGNVLAIPSPVRYPIRTIGFIDAFDPASIPELLDEPSASLTYGAVFTYAAQSDGGLSDVDDEELIEALIHRDIDPLMVVSNYAEGTFSPELAESVLQPEARTVLVNNIVHTIEEKGYKGVSLDFEFIPPSSREAFTTFFKELKAAIGDLLLHVNVFAKSEDMPDNPFSGAFDYLAIGASADLVTVLTYDYGYTEGPPDPIAPIGWVEDVVRYAASLIPESSLTIAIALFGYDWPGTSAANTTGPATALSALEAQQKALENYTVIEYDQEARSPYYTYTLNEQKRTVWFEDIRSLSIKYQLLEAYQLAGAAYWRIGYDFPQNWAYLEKNMAVLKTI; encoded by the coding sequence ATGGAGATTCATGTGGTCAGGCCGGGGGACACCCTTTGGTCTATTGCATTTGCTTATCAGACAACCATTGAAGCCATTAGGAAAACGAATGGGCTGACGAGTGATCTGTTAATGCCTGGTCTTGCTTTGTACGTTCCATCTCCTGCCGTCTTACCGGTACGCTACGTCCGTATCCAACAAGACGACAGTCTGGCAAAGTTGGCAAGGAAATGGCGGTCTACCATTCCACTCCTGCTGCAGGCCAATCCAGATATATCTCCGACTAATCTACCGATAGGAAATGTACTGGCAATTCCATCTCCAGTTCGTTATCCGATTCGAACGATCGGTTTTATCGATGCATTTGACCCGGCATCCATTCCCGAGTTATTAGATGAACCGTCTGCTTCCTTGACGTATGGAGCAGTATTCACTTACGCTGCACAATCTGACGGAGGCCTCTCCGACGTAGATGACGAAGAACTGATTGAAGCATTGATTCACCGTGATATCGACCCATTGATGGTCGTAAGCAATTACGCGGAAGGTACATTCAGCCCTGAATTAGCGGAAAGTGTCCTACAACCGGAAGCAAGAACAGTGTTAGTCAACAACATTGTTCATACAATCGAAGAAAAAGGCTACAAAGGTGTCAGCCTTGATTTTGAATTCATCCCCCCTTCATCAAGGGAGGCCTTCACCACCTTTTTCAAGGAACTGAAGGCTGCTATCGGCGATTTGCTGCTGCACGTCAATGTATTTGCTAAATCGGAAGATATGCCAGACAATCCATTTTCCGGCGCTTTCGATTATCTGGCAATCGGAGCCTCGGCGGATTTGGTAACGGTATTGACTTATGATTATGGATATACCGAAGGACCACCCGATCCAATTGCCCCTATTGGATGGGTAGAAGATGTCGTCCGTTATGCTGCAAGCTTGATTCCTGAAAGCAGCCTGACGATTGCCATTGCTTTGTTTGGCTATGACTGGCCGGGCACTTCCGCTGCTAACACGACCGGGCCCGCGACAGCTTTGTCTGCGCTGGAAGCCCAGCAAAAAGCATTGGAAAATTACACGGTCATTGAATATGATCAGGAAGCCCGCTCCCCTTACTATACTTACACTCTCAATGAACAGAAGCGGACTGTCTGGTTCGAAGATATTCGCAGCCTTTCGATCAAATATCAGCTTTTGGAAGCCTATCAATTGGCAGGCGCAGCCTACTGGAGGATAGGCTATGATTTCCCGCAAAACTGGGCCTATTTAGAAAAAAATATGGCTGTATTAAAAACTATTTGA
- the queD gene encoding 6-carboxytetrahydropterin synthase QueD: MEGLGFTIVEKLEKLGEDIQKEELRYHQKRVLISKEFTFDAAHHLHAYEGKCKNLHGHTYRVIFGISGFTNDIGIVLDFGDIKKIWKEKIEVQLDHRYLNEMLPAMNTTAENIVVWIYRQMDLALKNLDNRSLRVEYVKLYETPTSFAEARREWMEND; the protein is encoded by the coding sequence ATGGAAGGGCTTGGTTTTACCATTGTAGAGAAGTTGGAGAAACTCGGGGAAGATATTCAAAAAGAAGAGTTGAGATATCATCAGAAACGGGTGCTGATAAGCAAAGAGTTCACTTTCGACGCTGCTCACCATTTACATGCGTACGAAGGAAAATGTAAAAATCTTCACGGCCATACCTACCGGGTGATCTTCGGCATCAGCGGGTTCACGAATGATATTGGAATCGTCCTGGATTTCGGCGATATAAAAAAAATATGGAAAGAAAAAATAGAAGTGCAACTGGACCACCGTTATTTGAATGAGATGCTGCCAGCAATGAACACGACAGCGGAAAATATCGTCGTCTGGATTTATCGACAAATGGACTTGGCACTAAAAAATTTGGATAATCGCAGTCTTCGAGTTGAGTACGTTAAACTGTATGAAACCCCGACAAGTTTTGCAGAAGCGCGGAGGGAGTGGATGGAAAATGATTAA
- a CDS encoding response regulator transcription factor — MIRIVIAEDQQMLLGALGSLLDLEEDMEVVGMARNGEEAVSLVRKKQPDICMMDIEMPVKSGLEAAEELQDNACKVIILTTFARPGYFERARKADVYGYLLKDSPSEELANSIRVIIDGRKVYAPELIDIAYAEANPLTGREEQVIKLMADGKDTQEIADQLSITNGTVRNYISVILDKLEVSNRIEAISRFREKGWFK, encoded by the coding sequence GTGATTCGAATAGTGATTGCTGAAGATCAGCAGATGCTCCTCGGAGCACTAGGATCGTTGTTGGATTTGGAAGAAGATATGGAAGTGGTCGGAATGGCCAGGAACGGGGAAGAAGCGGTGTCGTTAGTCCGGAAAAAGCAGCCCGATATCTGCATGATGGATATCGAAATGCCTGTAAAAAGCGGATTGGAGGCAGCGGAAGAGTTGCAGGATAATGCATGCAAAGTGATTATATTAACGACTTTTGCCAGGCCGGGTTACTTCGAGCGGGCCCGAAAAGCGGATGTGTACGGTTATTTGCTAAAAGATAGCCCTAGTGAGGAATTGGCGAATTCCATCCGGGTCATTATCGACGGCCGCAAGGTTTATGCACCGGAATTGATCGATATCGCCTATGCGGAAGCAAATCCCCTAACAGGTCGGGAAGAACAGGTTATCAAGCTGATGGCGGATGGAAAAGATACGCAAGAGATAGCAGACCAGCTGTCTATCACCAACGGAACGGTTCGTAATTATATTTCCGTGATCCTCGACAAACTAGAAGTCAGCAATCGAATCGAAGCCATTTCGCGTTTCCGGGAAAAGGGCTGGTTCAAATAG
- a CDS encoding VOC family protein, whose amino-acid sequence MNRLNLITLGVRDMVESLHFYRDGLGFEVIVYGEESNPEVIFFNNRGTKISLFPMEQLAKDINEQDPPVLNPSAAAISLAYNGKSIQEVDEVFAKAAEAGARIVKQPQTVFWGGYSGYFQDPNGFYWEVAYGENWEFDDSDMLIMN is encoded by the coding sequence ATGAATCGTTTGAATTTGATAACGCTCGGCGTCCGAGATATGGTGGAATCCTTGCATTTCTATCGTGACGGTCTCGGTTTCGAGGTTATTGTCTATGGGGAGGAATCGAACCCTGAGGTGATTTTCTTCAATAACCGCGGGACAAAAATTTCGCTTTTTCCTATGGAACAACTGGCAAAAGACATCAACGAACAAGACCCGCCGGTGTTAAATCCGAGTGCTGCCGCAATCAGTCTAGCATACAACGGAAAATCGATACAGGAAGTCGATGAAGTCTTCGCCAAGGCTGCTGAAGCAGGGGCCAGAATCGTCAAACAGCCTCAAACGGTGTTTTGGGGTGGTTATAGCGGCTACTTTCAAGATCCGAATGGATTTTATTGGGAAGTTGCTTATGGGGAAAATTGGGAATTTGATGACAGTGATATGTTAATCATGAATTAA
- a CDS encoding AAA family ATPase, translated as MKLTNSTQFIKSITWNGEEIPAANRFPFHLPAVRSLDEIDFHPTITYLVGENGMGKSTLLEAIAIAYGFNPEGGTLHFNFSSYDSHSELDHYIRLVKGVKRPTDSFFFRAETFYNVASNIEELDKGPGGGKVIDGFGGRSLHKQSHGESFFAAFLHRFRGNGLYILDEPEAALSPIRQMSMLARIHELIEQGSQFIISTHSPILMAYPGAKILQLSESGIEEVPLEDTSHYTIMKQFFEDKDRLLHHLLQ; from the coding sequence ATGAAATTAACCAATTCGACGCAGTTTATTAAATCCATTACATGGAACGGTGAAGAGATTCCCGCCGCTAATAGGTTTCCGTTTCATTTACCTGCGGTCCGTTCTCTGGATGAAATCGATTTTCATCCCACGATCACCTACTTAGTAGGAGAGAACGGCATGGGGAAATCAACCTTGTTAGAAGCTATAGCAATTGCTTATGGATTTAATCCCGAAGGCGGCACCCTACATTTCAACTTTTCCAGCTATGATTCCCATTCGGAACTTGATCACTATATCCGATTGGTAAAAGGAGTAAAGCGGCCAACAGACAGTTTTTTCTTCCGGGCGGAAACGTTCTATAATGTCGCGAGCAATATTGAAGAATTGGACAAAGGGCCGGGGGGAGGAAAAGTCATCGATGGATTTGGCGGACGTTCCTTACATAAGCAGTCTCATGGTGAATCTTTTTTTGCAGCATTCCTTCACCGTTTCCGGGGAAACGGCTTGTATATTCTAGATGAGCCGGAGGCTGCGCTGTCACCAATACGCCAGATGTCCATGCTCGCTCGTATTCATGAGTTAATCGAACAAGGGTCACAATTTATCATTTCCACGCACTCTCCGATTTTGATGGCCTATCCCGGAGCGAAAATCCTTCAGTTAAGTGAATCGGGAATTGAGGAAGTTCCTTTGGAGGATACCAGCCATTATACAATCATGAAACAGTTTTTTGAAGATAAAGACCGGCTCTTGCACCATTTGCTTCAATAA
- a CDS encoding S66 family peptidase has product MLMKPEKLKPGDRVATISPSWGGAGEPELRWRYQQGIKRLSDVFGLEVVAMPHSLKGAAFLYHHPESRAEDIMTAFRDPTIKAVIANIGGDDSIRLLPYIDFEVIRQNPKILMGYSDVTIAHLFCHKAGVSSFYGPAIMTDFAENVEMDAYTVENMKRTFFRTEPIGEIKPAKQWTSERLEWLEENKNKRRSLRPNAGYELLQGKGRVQGRLIGGCIEVLEFAKQTILWPDEEYWEDSILFFETSEEKPEPDFIKYWLRNYAAQGILEKANGIIFGKPMDETYYEEYKSVIRQVMEEHNLTKLPILHNLNFGHTEPKFILPYGARAEIDCEDLAFSILESGVKE; this is encoded by the coding sequence ATGTTGATGAAGCCAGAAAAACTGAAGCCCGGTGACCGGGTTGCTACGATTAGTCCTTCTTGGGGAGGGGCGGGAGAACCTGAATTACGCTGGAGATATCAGCAGGGAATCAAAAGACTTTCAGATGTTTTCGGTCTTGAAGTGGTGGCAATGCCCCACAGTCTGAAAGGAGCAGCGTTTCTTTACCATCATCCTGAATCCCGTGCGGAAGACATCATGACCGCATTTCGGGATCCAACCATTAAGGCGGTTATCGCGAATATCGGCGGGGATGACAGTATCAGACTGCTGCCTTACATTGACTTCGAAGTGATCCGTCAGAATCCGAAAATTTTGATGGGGTATTCGGATGTGACGATTGCGCATTTGTTTTGTCATAAAGCTGGTGTGTCATCTTTTTATGGGCCAGCAATTATGACAGATTTCGCTGAAAACGTGGAAATGGATGCCTATACGGTTGAGAATATGAAACGAACATTCTTCCGTACGGAACCAATCGGAGAAATCAAACCTGCAAAGCAGTGGACGAGTGAACGTCTGGAATGGTTAGAAGAAAATAAAAACAAACGAAGAAGTCTGCGTCCAAATGCTGGCTATGAACTTTTACAAGGAAAAGGGCGCGTACAAGGCCGGCTTATCGGCGGTTGTATAGAAGTCCTGGAATTTGCGAAGCAAACCATTCTGTGGCCGGATGAGGAATATTGGGAAGACAGCATCTTGTTTTTTGAAACGTCTGAGGAAAAACCGGAACCAGATTTTATCAAGTACTGGCTGCGCAATTATGCTGCACAGGGAATACTGGAGAAGGCGAACGGTATCATCTTTGGAAAACCAATGGACGAAACATATTATGAGGAATACAAATCAGTCATCAGGCAAGTGATGGAGGAGCATAATCTTACCAAGCTGCCGATTCTTCATAATCTGAATTTCGGACATACCGAACCGAAATTCATCCTGCCATACGGTGCGAGGGCGGAAATTGATTGTGAAGACTTGGCTTTTTCTATCTTAGAAAGCGGTGTGAAAGAATAA
- the queC gene encoding 7-cyano-7-deazaguanine synthase QueC, whose product MEKNKAVVVFSGGQDSTTCLFWAMEKFDEVEAVTFDYNQRHQEEIEVAREITADLDIKHTVLDMSLLNQLAPNALTRTEIEVTEGENGGLPSTFVPGRNLLFLSFATIMAKQIGAKHVVTGVCETDFSGYPDCRDVFVKSLNVTLNLSMDEQFVIHTPLMWLNKTETWELADQLNAFTFVREKTLTCYHGIRADGCGECPACKLRRAGLDAYIAKREGAQA is encoded by the coding sequence ATGGAAAAAAACAAAGCGGTGGTTGTGTTTAGCGGAGGGCAGGACAGTACCACGTGCCTGTTTTGGGCTATGGAAAAATTTGATGAGGTCGAGGCCGTGACGTTTGATTACAATCAACGCCACCAAGAGGAGATCGAGGTTGCCAGAGAAATCACTGCCGATCTGGATATCAAGCATACGGTATTGGATATGTCGTTATTAAACCAACTTGCCCCGAATGCGCTGACAAGAACGGAGATAGAGGTGACAGAAGGAGAAAATGGCGGACTGCCATCTACGTTTGTACCTGGACGCAACTTGTTGTTTTTATCATTTGCTACGATTATGGCGAAACAAATAGGTGCCAAACATGTGGTGACAGGCGTATGTGAGACGGATTTCAGCGGCTATCCGGATTGCCGTGATGTATTCGTCAAATCGTTAAATGTTACGCTGAATTTATCGATGGATGAACAGTTTGTCATTCATACACCATTAATGTGGCTCAATAAAACCGAAACATGGGAACTTGCCGATCAACTGAACGCCTTTACGTTTGTCCGGGAAAAAACATTGACCTGTTACCATGGCATACGGGCTGATGGCTGTGGAGAATGCCCTGCTTGCAAGCTTCGTCGTGCTGGATTGGATGCCTACATAGCAAAGCGGGAAGGAGCGCAGGCTTAA
- a CDS encoding DUF421 domain-containing protein — MDIMELILRISIGFLALFVLTRIMGRKEISQMTFFNFVSAIAIGSITANLVANQNFSLRNGIIALAGWSAFTLIMDLIDIKSKQARKVVTGTPITVIKEGKIIEDAMQKSRLDLDSLKAMLRQKNVFSLKDVDYAIFETNGKLSVMKKQDKQSVNKSDMMVGSQPTTYPLATEVVSDGKILSQNLSKLNLDNAWLEKQLQQAGVDSVEDVFYAEVQQDGSLFIDSKDNLLH, encoded by the coding sequence ATGGATATAATGGAACTAATACTTCGAATTTCCATCGGCTTTTTGGCTTTGTTTGTCCTGACAAGAATAATGGGAAGAAAAGAAATCAGCCAGATGACCTTTTTCAACTTTGTATCGGCTATCGCAATCGGTTCCATAACAGCAAACCTTGTTGCCAATCAAAATTTCAGTTTACGGAACGGTATTATTGCCTTGGCAGGCTGGAGTGCCTTTACCCTGATCATGGACTTAATCGATATAAAGTCCAAACAAGCAAGAAAAGTGGTTACTGGCACTCCGATCACTGTCATCAAAGAGGGGAAAATCATTGAAGATGCCATGCAGAAAAGCAGACTGGACCTGGACTCGTTAAAAGCGATGTTAAGACAGAAAAATGTTTTTTCCTTAAAGGATGTTGACTATGCTATTTTTGAAACAAACGGAAAGCTTTCCGTCATGAAAAAACAAGATAAGCAATCGGTGAACAAAAGCGATATGATGGTAGGCAGTCAACCGACTACATATCCACTCGCCACCGAGGTTGTCTCTGACGGGAAAATCCTTTCTCAAAATTTGTCCAAATTAAATTTGGATAATGCATGGCTGGAGAAGCAGCTTCAGCAGGCTGGTGTCGATTCCGTTGAAGATGTCTTTTACGCAGAAGTACAGCAAGACGGCTCTCTATTTATCGATAGCAAAGATAATTTACTGCATTAA
- a CDS encoding DUF3889 domain-containing protein: protein MPHKHAVKVSLVFAMIFLMFPMIALAQPEYAEWGSIALEDAKAQYPDYNATDYAYQGKVFISDEREQFNFLITLEGDETKEVRVYVLVNPKTEQLIDVYFDEME from the coding sequence ATGCCTCACAAACATGCCGTAAAAGTTTCCCTTGTATTTGCTATGATTTTCCTTATGTTCCCTATGATAGCTCTTGCCCAGCCCGAATACGCCGAGTGGGGAAGTATTGCCTTAGAAGATGCTAAAGCACAGTATCCAGACTATAATGCAACCGATTACGCCTACCAGGGAAAAGTTTTTATTTCTGATGAAAGGGAGCAATTTAATTTTCTTATTACACTTGAGGGGGATGAAACGAAAGAAGTCCGCGTTTATGTCCTGGTAAATCCCAAAACAGAGCAACTGATCGATGTTTACTTCGATGAAATGGAATAA
- the queE gene encoding 7-carboxy-7-deazaguanine synthase QueE: MIKFPVLEVFGPTIQGEGMVVGRKTMFVRTAGCDYGCSWCDSAFTWDGSTKEDIRMMTADEIMEGLQAKGGSRFDHVTISGGNPALLQNLGELINMLHDQGVEVALETQGSRWQDWFIDIDDLTISPKPPSSGMKTNWQVLDTIVNRLADSGRQSHTSLKVVVFDEEDLHYASVVHHRYPQVDFYLQVGNDDLAEADPAILAAKLLEKYQWLIDQVMQSDMLNHVRVLPQVHALVWGNKRGV; the protein is encoded by the coding sequence ATGATTAAATTCCCCGTTCTGGAAGTTTTCGGTCCGACCATACAAGGAGAAGGGATGGTTGTCGGAAGAAAAACAATGTTTGTCCGAACGGCCGGCTGTGATTATGGCTGTTCCTGGTGTGATTCAGCTTTTACGTGGGATGGCAGTACAAAGGAAGACATCAGGATGATGACTGCTGACGAAATTATGGAAGGACTGCAGGCAAAAGGCGGAAGCCGATTTGACCATGTGACGATTTCCGGCGGCAATCCAGCATTGCTGCAAAACTTGGGCGAGCTGATCAATATGCTGCATGACCAAGGCGTCGAAGTTGCATTGGAGACACAGGGCAGCCGCTGGCAGGATTGGTTTATCGATATAGATGACTTGACCATTTCTCCTAAACCGCCCAGTTCCGGCATGAAAACGAATTGGCAGGTGCTCGACACCATTGTAAACCGGCTGGCTGACAGTGGGAGGCAGTCCCATACCAGTTTGAAGGTGGTCGTTTTTGATGAGGAGGATTTGCATTATGCCTCCGTCGTACATCACCGTTACCCACAGGTGGATTTTTATTTGCAAGTGGGCAATGACGATTTAGCAGAAGCTGATCCTGCAATCCTGGCAGCTAAACTGTTGGAAAAGTATCAGTGGCTGATTGACCAGGTTATGCAATCTGACATGCTCAACCATGTCCGCGTTCTCCCACAGGTGCATGCACTCGTATGGGGAAACAAGCGTGGCGTATAG
- a CDS encoding fatty acid desaturase produces the protein MSKQKQAELRKNVAPYEKADKKSSVIQLLNTVPAFFILWFLAYQSLSVSIWLTIPLAIVAAGFVVRMFIIFHDCAHQSFFKNKKANRILGTLTGIITHFAFEKWKRSHSIHHATSGNLDKRGTGDMWVMTVEEYKQASFWQKLTYRMYRNPFVMFGLGPIFLFLIDNRFNRKGARRKERLNTYLINASLVAIYSLLLWAIGWEALLIIQGTILFVSGALGIWLFYVQHQFEDSYFENEAEWDYVKAAVDGSSYYKLPKVIQWITGSIGFHHVHHLNPRVPNYYLEEAHASTPPLQKATTITFLSSLESLRFRLYDEQSKTFVSFKSVKNIRQTDQKKSVSDLNLTNRRPGFQEK, from the coding sequence ATGAGTAAACAAAAACAAGCGGAATTAAGAAAAAATGTAGCTCCTTATGAAAAAGCGGACAAAAAATCGAGCGTTATACAACTGTTGAATACAGTACCGGCCTTTTTCATTCTTTGGTTTTTGGCTTACCAAAGTCTGTCTGTTTCCATTTGGTTAACCATTCCTTTGGCAATCGTGGCAGCTGGTTTTGTTGTACGGATGTTCATAATCTTCCATGATTGTGCCCATCAATCATTTTTCAAAAACAAAAAAGCCAATCGTATCCTGGGAACGTTGACTGGTATTATTACACACTTTGCATTTGAAAAGTGGAAAAGAAGCCACTCTATTCATCATGCTACGAGTGGGAACTTAGATAAACGAGGGACTGGCGATATGTGGGTAATGACTGTGGAAGAGTATAAGCAAGCCTCATTTTGGCAAAAGCTTACTTACAGAATGTACCGCAATCCATTCGTCATGTTCGGTCTCGGTCCGATTTTCTTATTCCTGATTGATAATCGGTTTAATCGCAAGGGAGCAAGGCGTAAAGAACGTTTGAACACTTATTTGATCAATGCTTCGTTGGTGGCCATCTACAGCTTGCTGCTTTGGGCAATCGGCTGGGAAGCGCTGCTGATCATTCAAGGAACCATTTTATTTGTATCAGGAGCTCTAGGCATCTGGCTGTTTTATGTACAGCACCAATTTGAAGACTCCTATTTTGAAAATGAGGCAGAGTGGGATTATGTCAAAGCTGCTGTAGACGGCAGTTCTTACTATAAACTGCCAAAAGTGATTCAATGGATTACAGGGAGCATCGGCTTCCATCACGTTCACCATTTGAATCCGCGTGTTCCTAATTATTATCTGGAAGAGGCGCATGCATCCACTCCACCGCTGCAAAAGGCTACGACGATAACCTTTCTATCCAGCTTGGAATCCCTGCGATTCCGGTTGTATGATGAACAAAGCAAAACCTTTGTCAGTTTTAAGTCTGTTAAAAACATCCGACAAACTGATCAAAAAAAATCTGTCAGCGACCTTAATCTAACGAACAGAAGACCAGGTTTCCAGGAAAAATAG
- a CDS encoding ArsA family ATPase encodes MNDLLQKPILFVGGKGGVGKSTTAASLAYSAAEAGKRVLLVSTDPAHNLGDIFSCEVGAESFHVADCLSVLEVDAAKEAEAYIKGVKDNLSGLVKSSLVEEVNRQMDMAKASPGAEEAALFDRIVSIILEEREHFDYLIFDTAPTGHTVRLLSLPELMGVWMDGMLERRRKTNENYSQLLNDGDPVEDPIFDVLVKRRQKFEHARTVLLDHKETGFLFVLNPEKLPIEETKKAIAQLEPFHIHIDSLVVNKVLPEYADGDFFQRRKQIEQPYLDEIASVFSNKKLFYVPLFSEDMADIDSLSTYATYLTNSESVR; translated from the coding sequence ATGAATGATCTTTTGCAAAAGCCGATTTTATTTGTGGGTGGCAAAGGAGGAGTGGGGAAATCGACAACGGCAGCATCGCTTGCATATTCTGCTGCCGAAGCAGGAAAACGGGTTTTGCTAGTGTCGACCGATCCTGCACATAATCTTGGGGACATTTTTAGCTGTGAAGTGGGTGCGGAAAGCTTCCATGTTGCTGATTGTTTATCCGTATTAGAGGTTGATGCCGCTAAGGAGGCAGAAGCTTATATCAAAGGTGTCAAGGACAACCTATCTGGTTTAGTGAAATCGAGCCTAGTGGAAGAAGTGAACAGGCAGATGGATATGGCGAAGGCGTCGCCAGGAGCTGAGGAGGCGGCTTTGTTCGATCGGATAGTATCCATCATTTTGGAGGAGCGGGAACACTTTGACTATCTTATTTTTGATACAGCACCGACCGGCCATACAGTGAGGCTTCTTAGCCTTCCAGAATTGATGGGTGTGTGGATGGACGGCATGTTGGAGAGAAGACGCAAGACAAATGAAAATTACAGTCAATTGTTAAATGACGGAGATCCAGTCGAGGACCCAATATTTGACGTCTTAGTGAAGCGGAGGCAAAAGTTTGAACATGCGCGAACGGTGTTGCTTGATCATAAGGAGACAGGCTTTCTTTTCGTGCTCAATCCAGAAAAGCTTCCTATCGAAGAAACAAAGAAAGCTATTGCTCAGTTGGAACCTTTTCACATCCACATTGACTCCCTGGTAGTCAATAAAGTGCTGCCGGAATATGCCGATGGTGATTTTTTTCAAAGGCGCAAACAAATTGAACAGCCTTACCTGGATGAAATCGCAAGCGTTTTTTCCAACAAAAAGTTATTTTATGTTCCGCTTTTCTCGGAAGATATGGCTGATATCGACAGTCTGTCTACCTATGCAACGTATTTGACCAATTCGGAATCTGTCAGGTAA